A stretch of Triticum aestivum cultivar Chinese Spring chromosome 1D, IWGSC CS RefSeq v2.1, whole genome shotgun sequence DNA encodes these proteins:
- the LOC123156823 gene encoding probable glutathione S-transferase GSTU6 produces the protein MAGEDKLKLLGTWASPWASRVKLALHLKGLSYENVEQDLHHKSDLLLTSNPVHKKVPVLIHNGKPICESVVILEYIDDAYGTEGPVLLPVDPYERAIARFWVDYIDSKLVIPWKVAFTANREEEKTEGIKQMLAGVKTLEGALKECPNGKPFFGGDSVGYVDIALGGLLAFLQGTEELCGTKLFDITDTPLLIAWVQSFIALDAAKAALPDVDKLVEFAKIRRAQIAASIKN, from the exons ATGGCCGGCGAAGACAAGCTGAAGCTGTTGGGTACGTGGGCGAGCCCCTGGGCTTCCAGGGTGAAACTCGCGCTCCACCTCAAAGGCTTGAGCTATGAGAACGTCGAGCAGGACCTTCACCACAAGAGCGACCTCCTCCTCACATCCAACCCGGTGCACAAGAAGGTGCCCGTGCTCATCCACAACGGCAAGCCAATCTGTGAGTCGGTCGTCATTCTAGAGTACATTGATGATGCCTATGGTACCGAAGG accagtgctcCTGCCCGTTGACCCCTATGAGCGTGCCATTGCTCGGTTCTGGGTAGACTACATTGACAGCAAG CTGGTCATCCCGTGGAAAGTGGCCTTCACAGCCAACAGAGAGGAGGAGAAAACTGAAGGGATAAAGCAGATGCTGGCGGGGGTGAAGACGCTAGAGGGTGCTCTGAAGGAATGCCCCAACGGGAAGCCCTTTTTCGGTGGTGATAGCGTTGGATACGTGGACATTGCACTGGGCGGTCTCTTGGCATTTTTGCAGGGGACTGAAGAGCTATGTGGTACCAAGCTCTTTGACATCACCGACACCCCACTTCTGATAGCGTGGGTGCAGAGCTTCATCGCGCTGGACGCTGCAAAGGCGGCGCTGCCGGACGTCGACAAGTTGGTTGAGTTCGCAAAGATTAGGCGGGCCCAAATTGCTGCTTCTATCAAGAACTGA